The Prodigiosinella aquatilis region TCAGCGTATGCGCTTCTTTTGGTCGCGCGGGGCTGGTGCTTTTCAATGCGCTAGTGGGGAAACCCGAGCTGGCGAAACAGTGGCCGTTGTTCTGCAAACAACTCTACAGTGTAGGGGTTCAGTCACTGCTGATTATCATTGTATCCGGCATATTCATCGGCATGGTACTGGGGTTGCAGGGTTATCTTGTCCTGACAACTTACGGTGCGGAAGCCAGTCTGGGTATGATGGTCGCTTTGTCGTTACTGCGTGAACTAGGGCCTGTGGTGACGGCGCTGTTGTTTGCCGGACGTGCCGGTTCGGCGCTGACGGCAGAGATTGGTCTGATGAAAGCCACTGAACAACTTTCCAGTATGGAGATGATGGCGGTTGATCCGTTACGGCGTGTTGTGGCTCCCCGTTTCTGGGCTGGCTTGGTCAGTATGCCATTGCTGACTGTCATCTTTGTGGCGGTGGGCATTTGGGGTGGTGCGTTAGTAGGGGTTGACTGGAAAGGAATCGATTCTGGTTTTTTCTGGTCGGCCATGCAAGGCGCGGTGGAATGGCGGCACGATTTGCTTAACTGTGTAATAAAAAGCGTAGTGTTTTCCATTACCATCACCTGGATTGCGTTATTTAATGGCTATGACGCGATTCCGACGTCAGAAGGGATAAGCCGTGCGACGACCCGTACCGTAGTGCATTCATCGCTGGCGGTGTTGGGATTGGATTTTGTGCTGACAGCACTGATGTTTGGGAAATGAGTCGATGCAAACTAAGAAATATGAAATCTGGGTTGGCATATTT contains the following coding sequences:
- the mlaE gene encoding lipid asymmetry maintenance ABC transporter permease subunit MlaE, with amino-acid sequence MLLQAVASLGRLGISVCASFGRAGLVLFNALVGKPELAKQWPLFCKQLYSVGVQSLLIIIVSGIFIGMVLGLQGYLVLTTYGAEASLGMMVALSLLRELGPVVTALLFAGRAGSALTAEIGLMKATEQLSSMEMMAVDPLRRVVAPRFWAGLVSMPLLTVIFVAVGIWGGALVGVDWKGIDSGFFWSAMQGAVEWRHDLLNCVIKSVVFSITITWIALFNGYDAIPTSEGISRATTRTVVHSSLAVLGLDFVLTALMFGK